From Nonlabens sp. Ci31, the proteins below share one genomic window:
- a CDS encoding leucine-rich repeat domain-containing protein, translated as MGFWGVGAILWLFGIYSILILTSFILKKFKVKYRQIIEWTLIFVYVLSHTLYHLNWDVGSEIYFANENQPFVGKNQSFIIVFGIEKQPKLESNYFTNNKILIPENGILLTSSKKETFKHRYRFPVVGSGEKFSATYFEQYNCYGVKNYKFNYVVGTISDLGEVDYRYRDSIGDLICEKLKNEDFKNNLKVGYETGNYLNQKEVLINYQNLTKLPNGLLELRNLEYLNLHSNKLKVFPKSVLEFPKLKRLTIGYNEIKTIPEWIGGIKSLESLAVNGNDLTSIPDTLLTLPKLNYLLIRENDFNEMEIKETIEKFKQKGVKVQYE; from the coding sequence ATGGGATTTTGGGGAGTTGGAGCAATACTTTGGTTATTCGGAATTTATTCAATTTTAATATTAACAAGTTTTATACTTAAAAAATTTAAAGTCAAATACAGACAAATTATTGAATGGACTTTAATATTTGTTTACGTCCTTTCTCATACTTTGTACCATTTAAATTGGGACGTTGGAAGTGAAATTTATTTTGCCAATGAAAATCAACCATTTGTTGGAAAAAATCAAAGTTTCATAATAGTTTTCGGAATAGAAAAACAACCAAAACTTGAAAGTAATTATTTTACAAACAATAAAATACTTATTCCAGAAAATGGAATTTTACTTACTTCTTCAAAAAAGGAAACATTTAAACATAGATATAGATTTCCTGTAGTTGGTAGTGGAGAAAAGTTTTCAGCGACTTACTTTGAGCAATATAATTGTTACGGAGTAAAAAATTACAAATTTAATTATGTTGTTGGAACAATTAGTGACTTGGGAGAAGTTGATTATAGATACAGAGATTCAATTGGAGATTTAATTTGTGAAAAACTCAAAAATGAAGATTTTAAAAACAATCTAAAAGTAGGTTATGAAACCGGAAATTATCTTAACCAAAAAGAGGTTTTAATAAATTATCAGAATTTGACTAAACTTCCAAACGGACTTTTAGAGTTGAGAAATCTTGAGTATTTAAATTTACATTCTAATAAACTGAAAGTATTTCCTAAAAGTGTTTTAGAGTTTCCGAAACTAAAAAGACTGACAATTGGATATAATGAAATTAAAACAATACCTGAATGGATTGGCGGAATTAAAAGTTTAGAAAGTCTTGCAGTAAATGGAAATGATTTGACTTCAATTCCTGATACGTTATTGACTTTACCGAAACTAAATTATTTGCTAATAAGGGAAAATGATTTTAACGAAATGGAAATAAAAGAAACAATTGAAAAGTTTAAACAAAAAGGAGTGAAAGTCCAATATGAATAG